The following proteins come from a genomic window of Coffea arabica cultivar ET-39 chromosome 11c, Coffea Arabica ET-39 HiFi, whole genome shotgun sequence:
- the LOC113715762 gene encoding uncharacterized protein isoform X1 codes for MDKGGSGGTAAAPTGCYKCGRPGHWSRDCPSNPPSSSSKNNNDENAIDKDLNRNPSGSAYSYSKKTFENNAQSNSASAAEKPKRLPRTRPKLTPDLLLSNDGIGHILRHFHRAFKYRGRGHEVSDLGNLLGLYAEWHSRLLPYFSFDQFVHKVEQIGTKNRVKKCIRELRERIADGVDPAELHEPQVQDNNPNHEQGTSNLDARDIEEENRFHEDTNMENAIEDNTCLEIPDNSTLQESNLNEIWEKAMEEPFKPSDDKIVEAGASHADNETPKMAPGETSSNSNGTMLSEEQRARMEANRLKALGKTGQEPSKPSDDKIVEAEASHGDKETPTMAPRKTSSSSNGTMLSEEQRTRMEANRLKALEKAAARARKL; via the exons ATGGACAAAGGCGGCAGCGGCGGTACTGCGGCAGCGCCGACAGGCTGCTACAAGTGCGGGAGACCGGGCCACTGGTCACGAGACTGCCCATCAAACCCACCATCTTCAAGCTCCAAGAACAACAATGACGAAAATGCTATTGACAAAGATCTGAACAGAAATCCAAGTGGATCTGCTTACAGTTATTCGAAGAAAACTTTCGAAAATAATGCTCAAAGCAACTCTGCCTCTGCTGCAGAGAAGCCCAAGAGACTTCCCAGAACGAGGCCTAAGCTTACCCCAGATCTCCTCCTCTCAAACGACGGAATTGGGCATATTCTCCGCCATTTCCATCGTGCTTTTAAGTACCGCGGCCGCGGTCATGAG GTCAGTGATCTGGGGAACCTACTTGGCTTGTATGCTGAATGGCACTCTCGTTTATTACCATATTTCTCGTTTGATCAGTTTGTACATAAAGTGGAGCAGATTGGCACCAAAAACCGTGTCAAG AAATGTATCCGAGAATTACGAGAGAGAATTGCCGATGGAGTAGACCCAGCAGAGCTGCATGAGCCTCAAGTTCAAGATAACAATCCAAATCATGAACAAGGTACCTCAAATTTAG ATGCCAGGGACATAGAAGAAGAAAATCGTTTTCATGAGGATACTAATATGGAAAATGCTATTGAGGATAACACATGTCTGGAAATTCCAGATAATAGTACTCTTCAGGAAAGCAACCTTAATGAAATTTGGGAAAAGGCCATGGAG GAACCATTTAAGCCTTCAGATGACAAGATTGTTGAAGCTGGTGCATCTCATGCAGATAATGAGACACCAAAAATGGCACCTGGAGAAACGTCTTCCAATTCTAATGGAACTATGCTCTCAGAAGAACAGCGAGCTCGTATGGAAGCTAACAGACTGAAGGCATTAGGAAAAACTGGACAGGAACCATCTAAGCCTTCAGATGACAAGATAGTTGAAGCTGAAGCATCTCATGGAGATAAAGAGACACCAACAATGGCACCCAGAAAAACGTCTTCCAGTTCTAATGGAACTATGCTCTCAGAAGAACAGCGAACTCGCATGGAAGCTAACAGACTGAAGGCATTAGAAAAAGCTGCTGCTCGTGCCCGGAAGCTGTAA
- the LOC113715762 gene encoding uncharacterized protein isoform X2, with translation MDKGGSGGTAAAPTGCYKCGRPGHWSRDCPSNPPSSSSKNNNDENAIDKDLNRNPSGSAYSYSKKTFENNAQSNSASAAEKPKRLPRTRPKLTPDLLLSNDGIGHILRHFHRAFKYRGRGHEVSDLGNLLGLYAEWHSRLLPYFSFDQFVHKVEQIGTKNRVKKCIRELRERIADGVDPAELHEPQVQDNNPNHEQDARDIEEENRFHEDTNMENAIEDNTCLEIPDNSTLQESNLNEIWEKAMEEPFKPSDDKIVEAGASHADNETPKMAPGETSSNSNGTMLSEEQRARMEANRLKALGKTGQEPSKPSDDKIVEAEASHGDKETPTMAPRKTSSSSNGTMLSEEQRTRMEANRLKALEKAAARARKL, from the exons ATGGACAAAGGCGGCAGCGGCGGTACTGCGGCAGCGCCGACAGGCTGCTACAAGTGCGGGAGACCGGGCCACTGGTCACGAGACTGCCCATCAAACCCACCATCTTCAAGCTCCAAGAACAACAATGACGAAAATGCTATTGACAAAGATCTGAACAGAAATCCAAGTGGATCTGCTTACAGTTATTCGAAGAAAACTTTCGAAAATAATGCTCAAAGCAACTCTGCCTCTGCTGCAGAGAAGCCCAAGAGACTTCCCAGAACGAGGCCTAAGCTTACCCCAGATCTCCTCCTCTCAAACGACGGAATTGGGCATATTCTCCGCCATTTCCATCGTGCTTTTAAGTACCGCGGCCGCGGTCATGAG GTCAGTGATCTGGGGAACCTACTTGGCTTGTATGCTGAATGGCACTCTCGTTTATTACCATATTTCTCGTTTGATCAGTTTGTACATAAAGTGGAGCAGATTGGCACCAAAAACCGTGTCAAG AAATGTATCCGAGAATTACGAGAGAGAATTGCCGATGGAGTAGACCCAGCAGAGCTGCATGAGCCTCAAGTTCAAGATAACAATCCAAATCATGAACAAG ATGCCAGGGACATAGAAGAAGAAAATCGTTTTCATGAGGATACTAATATGGAAAATGCTATTGAGGATAACACATGTCTGGAAATTCCAGATAATAGTACTCTTCAGGAAAGCAACCTTAATGAAATTTGGGAAAAGGCCATGGAG GAACCATTTAAGCCTTCAGATGACAAGATTGTTGAAGCTGGTGCATCTCATGCAGATAATGAGACACCAAAAATGGCACCTGGAGAAACGTCTTCCAATTCTAATGGAACTATGCTCTCAGAAGAACAGCGAGCTCGTATGGAAGCTAACAGACTGAAGGCATTAGGAAAAACTGGACAGGAACCATCTAAGCCTTCAGATGACAAGATAGTTGAAGCTGAAGCATCTCATGGAGATAAAGAGACACCAACAATGGCACCCAGAAAAACGTCTTCCAGTTCTAATGGAACTATGCTCTCAGAAGAACAGCGAACTCGCATGGAAGCTAACAGACTGAAGGCATTAGAAAAAGCTGCTGCTCGTGCCCGGAAGCTGTAA